Proteins encoded by one window of Roseibium sp. Sym1:
- the pepN gene encoding aminopeptidase N, translating to MRSETAPAIRLEDYQPSAYCIDTVDLNVELNPTATRVSATLSVRRQTGTPPGTPLLLDGDELTMVEIRLNGAPVAEDSFCADSDRLELKAPPPDPFELTLVTELNPDANTKLMGLYRSSGTYCTQCEAEGFRRITYFLDRPDILSVYTTRLEASKTDCPVLLANGNLSETGDLEGGRHFAVWHDPHPKPAYLFALVAGDLAEVSDTFTTASGTHVDLNIYVEHGKDDRCGWAMDSLKRSMRWDEDAFGREYDLEVFNIVAVSDFNMGAMENKGLNIFNDKYVLADPETATDQDYANIEAVIAHEYFHNWTGNRITCRDWFQLCLKEGLTVFRDQEFSSDMRSRPVKRIADVRLLKSHQFPEDAGPLAHPVRPRIYHEINNFYTATVYEKGAEVVRMLKTLIGAEKFRAGLDLYFDRHDGEATTIEAFLTCFEEAAEVDLARFSLWYEQAGTPVVTAESEYDPDRMTFTVSLGQEIPPVPGQKTSKPAVIPLRFGLIGPNGDDLEVSPPSGAEVAGDVLILDKSHQDVTFENIASKPVLSLLRGFSAPVRLNQHLEPEDLAFLAAQDSDPFNRWQAVQTLLMRDLVRLTALTRQGQAPTCSDNVIDVIGSALLDTGLDDALRALALTLPSEADVAQEIGKDVDPDAIHNAKSVMRNAIGNTHLETLRKFSAGPSGDGGYSPDAASAGKRALANRALYYVAASTDPDGFDLVWDRFASSDNMTDRLAALTLLVHDAMPKRDEALDRYRNRHQDNSLAMDKWFMTQATSPHHDTVEKVEALMKHPLYDPGNPNRVRALLQSFATGNPTQFARADGAGFELIAESVLEIDKRNPQVASRLLTSFRSWRALDPQRSALAESALLRVSSCEELSRDSRDIVDRTLQ from the coding sequence ATGCGTTCCGAAACGGCGCCGGCCATCCGGCTGGAAGATTATCAACCGTCCGCCTATTGCATTGATACCGTCGATCTGAACGTTGAACTCAACCCGACGGCCACCAGGGTCTCCGCGACCCTGTCGGTACGCAGGCAAACCGGCACGCCGCCGGGCACGCCGCTTCTTCTGGATGGCGACGAATTGACCATGGTGGAGATCAGGCTGAACGGCGCTCCGGTCGCTGAAGACAGTTTTTGTGCCGATTCCGACCGGCTTGAACTGAAGGCGCCTCCCCCGGATCCGTTCGAGCTGACGCTTGTGACCGAGCTCAATCCGGACGCCAACACCAAGCTGATGGGCCTGTACCGATCGTCGGGAACCTATTGCACCCAGTGCGAGGCGGAAGGCTTTCGCCGCATCACCTATTTCCTCGACAGGCCGGATATCCTGTCGGTCTACACGACACGGCTGGAAGCCTCAAAGACCGACTGTCCCGTGCTGCTTGCAAACGGCAACCTGTCGGAGACCGGCGATCTGGAGGGCGGCCGCCATTTTGCCGTCTGGCACGATCCGCATCCCAAGCCGGCATATCTGTTCGCCCTGGTGGCAGGCGATCTCGCAGAGGTCTCCGATACCTTCACCACGGCGTCCGGCACTCATGTCGACCTGAACATCTATGTCGAACACGGCAAGGACGACCGCTGCGGCTGGGCGATGGATTCCCTCAAACGGTCCATGCGCTGGGACGAGGACGCCTTCGGGCGCGAATACGACCTTGAAGTCTTCAACATCGTCGCCGTCTCCGATTTCAACATGGGCGCGATGGAGAACAAGGGTCTCAACATCTTCAATGACAAATATGTCCTGGCTGACCCGGAAACAGCGACAGACCAGGACTATGCCAATATCGAGGCCGTGATCGCCCACGAATACTTCCACAACTGGACCGGCAACCGGATCACCTGCCGCGACTGGTTCCAGCTGTGCCTGAAGGAAGGCCTGACCGTGTTTCGCGATCAGGAATTTTCCTCCGACATGCGGTCGCGCCCCGTGAAGCGCATCGCCGACGTACGCCTGTTGAAATCGCATCAGTTCCCGGAGGATGCGGGACCGCTGGCACACCCGGTCCGGCCAAGAATCTACCACGAAATCAACAACTTCTACACGGCAACGGTCTATGAGAAGGGCGCCGAGGTCGTCCGTATGCTGAAGACCCTGATCGGTGCTGAAAAGTTCCGGGCCGGTCTGGACCTCTATTTCGACCGGCACGACGGAGAGGCGACCACAATCGAGGCGTTTCTTACCTGTTTTGAGGAGGCCGCAGAGGTCGACCTTGCCCGGTTTTCCCTCTGGTACGAGCAGGCCGGCACGCCTGTGGTCACGGCGGAATCGGAATACGATCCGGACCGCATGACCTTTACGGTCTCCCTCGGTCAGGAAATCCCGCCGGTACCCGGTCAGAAGACAAGCAAACCCGCGGTCATTCCTCTGCGTTTCGGTCTGATCGGCCCCAATGGAGACGATCTGGAGGTCTCCCCGCCCAGCGGAGCCGAAGTTGCGGGAGACGTCCTGATCCTGGACAAATCCCATCAGGACGTCACCTTCGAGAACATTGCCTCCAAGCCGGTCCTGTCCCTGCTGCGCGGATTTTCCGCGCCTGTTCGCCTCAATCAGCATCTGGAGCCTGAGGACCTCGCGTTTCTTGCGGCCCAGGACAGCGACCCGTTCAACCGTTGGCAGGCGGTGCAAACGCTTTTGATGCGTGATCTGGTGCGGCTTACCGCATTGACCAGGCAGGGACAGGCCCCGACCTGTTCGGACAACGTGATCGATGTCATCGGGTCGGCCTTGCTCGACACCGGCCTCGACGACGCGCTGCGCGCCCTGGCCCTGACCCTGCCAAGCGAAGCGGATGTCGCGCAGGAAATCGGCAAGGATGTCGACCCGGACGCCATCCACAATGCCAAGTCGGTCATGCGCAATGCCATCGGCAACACACATCTTGAGACGTTGCGCAAGTTCTCGGCCGGGCCTTCCGGCGACGGAGGCTATTCGCCTGACGCCGCTTCAGCCGGCAAGCGCGCCCTCGCAAACCGGGCGCTTTATTATGTCGCCGCTTCCACGGACCCCGACGGTTTTGACCTCGTGTGGGACCGGTTCGCGTCTTCCGACAACATGACCGACCGGCTTGCGGCCCTCACGCTGCTGGTGCACGACGCCATGCCGAAGCGGGACGAAGCACTGGACCGGTACCGCAACCGGCATCAGGACAATTCGCTCGCCATGGACAAATGGTTCATGACCCAGGCGACATCACCGCACCACGACACCGTGGAAAAGGTCGAGGCTCTGATGAAGCACCCGCTTTACGATCCCGGCAACCCCAACCGCGTGCGCGCGCTGCTGCAATCCTTTGCCACCGGCAACCCGACGCAGTTTGCCAGGGCGGACGGGGCCGGGTTCGAGCTGATCGCCGAATCAGTTCTGGAGATCGACAAGCGAAATCCGCAGGTCGCCTCCCGCCTTCTGACCAGTTTCCGCTCCTGGCGCGCACTTGACCCACAGAGATC
- a CDS encoding class I SAM-dependent methyltransferase has translation MSRLDSFIRRMTSQKILLEYLVDKVNEVEGPVLELGLGNGRTYDHLREIYPDKEIFVFDFAMNCHPSCAPDAEHMILGDIRDTLAFCEPRVKSKASFAHIDIGSADPTNDLAIVHWLAPLVDQRMAVGGYVLTALELDLDNFEKLEKPGGIHPGRYHIYRKTAEA, from the coding sequence ATGAGCCGCTTGGACAGTTTTATCCGCCGCATGACATCGCAAAAAATTCTGCTGGAATACCTGGTCGACAAGGTCAATGAAGTTGAAGGTCCGGTTCTGGAGCTGGGTTTGGGCAACGGCAGGACCTATGATCACCTGCGCGAGATCTATCCTGACAAGGAAATCTTCGTCTTCGATTTCGCGATGAACTGTCATCCGAGCTGCGCGCCCGACGCCGAGCACATGATCCTCGGTGATATCCGCGACACGCTTGCCTTCTGCGAGCCGCGCGTGAAGTCGAAGGCTTCCTTTGCCCATATCGACATCGGCTCCGCGGATCCGACCAACGACCTTGCGATCGTCCACTGGCTGGCGCCCCTGGTCGACCAGCGCATGGCGGTCGGCGGATATGTGCTGACGGCGCTGGAGCTTGACCTGGACAATTTCGAAAAGCTCGAAAAACCCGGAGGAATCCATCCGGGCCGCTACCACATCTATCGCAAGACCGCCGAAGCCTGA